One part of the Mariniblastus fucicola genome encodes these proteins:
- a CDS encoding BON domain-containing protein: MGKGMEFAVAYRDEDITKRVRDFLARQHFPALQELEIETARGELTVRGEVLSFYEKQIAMSICQRVPGVRVFVDEILVAES; encoded by the coding sequence ATGGGCAAGGGTATGGAGTTCGCGGTGGCATACCGCGACGAAGACATTACGAAACGAGTCCGGGATTTTCTCGCCCGGCAGCATTTTCCTGCGTTGCAAGAACTTGAGATTGAAACCGCGAGAGGAGAACTGACAGTGCGCGGAGAAGTGCTTTCGTTCTACGAAAAACAGATCGCGATGTCGATCTGCCAGCGTGTTCCAGGAGTCCGGGTCTTCGTTGACGAAATTCTGGTTGCGGAAAGCTAG